Below is a genomic region from Candidatus Sulfotelmatobacter sp..
AGTCGTCCATGGCCAGCATGTCGTCGCGCGCGCCGGTCGAGATGGCGTTGGTCACCTGGTGCAGCTTGTCTTCCCGAATCAAGTTTTGGATCGCCTGGTTGACGAACATCAGCTCGCGCGCCGCCACGCGGCCGCGCCCGTCGGATTTTGGCAGCAGGATCTGCGAGACCACGGCGCGCAGGGTGAGCGACAGCTGCGAGCGGATCTGCGCCTGCTGATGCGGCGGGAACGAATCGATGATGCGCGTCACGGTTTGAGCCGCCGATTGCGTGGCCATGGTCGAGATCACGAGATTGCCGGTCTCGGCGGCGGTCAGGGCGATCGCCATGCTGGTGATGTCGCGCATCTCGCCGACGAAGATGATGTGTGGCAGCTGCCGCAGCGCCCCCTTCAAACCGCGCGCGTAGCTGCGGGTGTCGGTGCCGACCTCGCGCTGATCGATCACCGCCTTGCGCGTCTCGAACACGAATTCGATCGGGTCCTCGATGGTGACGACATGCCGCGGCGGACCCAGCTGGTTCACCTGCTCCAGGAGCGAGGCGATGGTGGTGGACTTGCCGGATCCGGTCGGCCCGGTCACCAGCACGAGTCCGCGCGTGATGCCGAGCAGGCGAGTCACCGCATGCGGCGCGAGCCCGATCTCGCCAGGCAGCGGAATGCGCATCGGGATCACGCGAATCGCCGCCGCCCATGCGCCGCGCTGGATGAACAGGTTGACGCGAAAATGCGCGATGCCTTCGAGCGTGCAGCGGGTGTCGAGCTCGAGATCGCGCTGAAAGCGCTCGGCCGAGGCCGGATCGAGGAAGCTCTCGCCGAGGCGTTTCGAGTCCTCCGGGGCGAGCACCGGGCAGCCTTCGAGCGGCTGGAGGCGCCCCGCGACCTGCACCATGACCGGATGGCCGGCGGTGATCAGCAGGTCCGAGGCGCCGAGCGCGGCGGCGCGGCGCAGCACATCCTCTCGCTCCAAGGGCACGGAAATCATGGGCGTTTGGGGGCTCACTCCCGCATCAAGGCGTCCGCGGACGCGCCGGAACTTCCCGCGCGTCGCCGAATCCGTCATCCAGCGCCTTAAGGGTTTGCTCCGATGCGCACCGGAGCGGGCAGGGAGGGCGCGGAAAACTCGCTTCCCTTCGGACTGCCCCGGTCCCGCGGTGCAGCCGAAACGAGGAACGTGGCGCCAAGGATAGGAGCCGGAAAGGGGGGTGTCAAAGCTCGATCGCGCGGCTCTCCAGGAGAGGGCTGCCGGCGTCTCTCATTCCGCCCGATTTGGGCTCGGGAGGGGCGAGGTCATTGCAACTCCCGGATTTGCAATTGCAGGATCCACACTTTTCACCGGCCCTACAGTCGGCCGGGGCGCCAGCGGTTCAGCGGCTTTCCGGCGCCAAGGCGCATCCGGGCCGCTGACTTCGCGCTCGCTCGCCCATCGGTCCCGCCCGCGCCGCTAACGCCCGCTGCGGGGCACACTTCCTGCTGCCTCGCGCGCGGCCCTGGGTGGAATCGCGCGACCTGGCGTTTCTACTTGGTGCCCGCGGTGGAACAGGACGTCCGAGTCCGACTCGGCGCCGCACTCTGCATCCCGGACCTGAATTCGCGGCACTTGAACCCCATCGAGCGCGAACGACTCGCGCGAGAGATGGGCGAGGAGGACTCGATGCGGGCCCGCTTCGGTTTCATCGTCGCAATCGTCGCAGGTCTGCTGGGGGCCGCATCGCCCTCGCAGGCTCAGTCGCCCTGGAACAGCGTGACGCTCACCTGGACCACGCCCGGAGACGACAGTTTGCTCGGCACCGCGTCCCAATTCGATCTGCGCTATTCGACCTCGCCGATCACCGCGGCGAATTTCAATTCCGCGGCGCGCTTCACCGGCATGCCCGCGCCAGCCGCGCCGGGCACGAGCCAGAGCGTGGTCGTGACCGGTCTCAATCCCGGCACCACCTACTACTTCAATCTCAAGACCGCCGACGACGTTCCCAACTGGTCGCTGGTCTCGAATCCGGTGTCGAAGACCACGGCGGCGGCACCCGACACCATCCGACCGTTCGCGATCGCGAATCTCGGCGTCTCGTCGGTCACCGACACCACCGCGACGCTGAGCTGGACCGCGACCGGCGACGACAGCCTGACCGGCACCGCCACCAGCTACGACATCCGCTACTCGACCTCGCCCATCACCGCCGCCAATTTCGCCTCGGCGACGACGACCACCGGCGAGCCTGCTCCGACCGCGGCCGGCACCACCCAGACCTTCACGGTTCGGGGCTTGAGCCGCGAACGCGCGTACTACTTCGCCATGAAGGTCACCGACGACTCGAACAATCCGTCGGCGATCTCGAACGTGGCGAACGCTTCCACCACCGACACCATGCCTCCGGCGCGGATCGCCAATCTGGCGGTGGGCTTCTTCTGGTTGGCCTGGCACACCGTCGACCGCGCCGAACGCGCGCCCGAGGTTGGTCGCTGATGACGATCGGCTCGTTCGCTCCCCGCCGGCGCCGCCGGATCGACGTGCGGATCTGGCTGGCCGCGCTGGTCGGCGCGGCGCTGGTGCTGCTCGCGCCGCTGCTGGCACGCGCGCAGGGCGCCGGAGCGGACAGCGTGACGCTGCAGTGGACCGCGCCCGGCGACGACGGTTCGATCGGCACCGCCACGCTCTATCACATGAAGATGTCGACCTCGACCATCACCAGCGGCAACTGGGCGAGCGCGACCGACGTTTCCGGGCTACCCTCGCCGCTGGTTTCCGGCACGCGCCAGAGCGTGGTGGTGCGCGGGCTCAGCAGCGGTACCACCTACTACTTCGCGATCCGCGCCGAGGACGACGCCGGCAATCTGGCGCCGATCTCGAACGTGGTGCAGTGGAACTGGGTCTACGACACGGCACCGCCCGCGGCGCCTTCGGGCGTCAGTGCGGCAAAGGCCGGCGCCAATGTGCAGGTCTCGTGGAGCGCGAACTCCGAGCCCGACCTGCAGGGCTATTCGGTATATCGCGCCACCGCTTCGAGCGGCCCCTACAGCAAGATCAGTTCGTCGGTACTGACCGGGCTCAGCTACGTGGACACCGCGGTGCCCGCCGGCGTCTCGAGTGTCTGGTACGAGGTCACGGCCACCGACAACAGCGACAACGAGAGCGCGCGCAGCGCCGCGGCCCAGGTGCAGCTGTCGAGCGCGCCGCCGCCGACGGTCACCGACGCGTTGTCGGCCGCCTATCCGAATCCCAGCAAGCGTGGCGACGCGGTGTGCCTGCCGATCACGAGCGCGGGCAGCGGCGACGGCATGTTCATCGACATCATCAGCAGCGGCGGATTCCGCGTGCGCCGGCTCGACGTGGCGAGCGCGCCGCGCTGCACGGACGGCAGCGTGCGCTGGGACGGCCACAACGACGCAGGCGTCGAAGTGGCGCCCGGCGTGTATCGCGCCTGGCTGATCGCGGGCGACCGCAAGAGCGCCATCAAGCTGGTACGCCAGCCGTGAGCCCGGTGGAGAAGCACATGCGACGGAACGTGACGCTGCTGATCTCGACGCTGCTGCTCGTGACGCCGCTCGCCGCGCAGGCCGGCATCGACAAAGCCGGTACCACCGCCGCCAACTTCCTCGCGGTGGGCGCGGGCGCGGACGTGCTGGGCATGGGCGGCGCGACGCTCGGTTTCGGCTCGGATCTCTCGGCGGCCGCCTGGAACGCCGCGGCCCTGGGTGGGCTGGGCTCCACCGAATACGTGTTCTCGCACTCGAGCCTCGCCGGCCAGAGCCCGCAGGAGTGGGTCTCGGGTGGCGGTCGCTTCGGCTTCAGCCCGACGCGCTGGGCGTTCACCGGACTCTATCAGGGCGACGGCAGCTTCGACGGCCGCGACGCGTTCAACAATCCGACCGGCTCGTTCAACGCTTCCAGCATGGCGCTGGGATTTCAGCTCGCGCAGGCGATCGGGCCGCTGGGGTCGATCGGCGTGGGCGCCAAGTACGTGAGCGAGAAGCTGGGCGACGTGAGTGGGGGCGGCGTCACCTTCGACCTCGGCATGCGCATCCAGGCGGGAGCGTTCGGCTTCGGCGCCGCGGCGCAGAACGCGTTCGGCAAGATGAGCTACAGCGGGTTGCTCTACGACTTTCCGACCAACTACGGATTGGGCGTCGCCTACTCGCTGCCGCTCTCGGGCCTCACGTTCGCGCTCGACGCCAACTTCCCGACCGCCTACTACAGCGACGTGCGCGGCGGCGTCGAGTGGCGGTGGCACGATCGCTTCGCGTTGCGCACCGGCTACCGCCAGGAGATGAACGCGGCCGCCGGCGAGCCGCTCGGCGGACCGACCTTCGGCATGGGCGCGGGCGCCAATGGCTTCTGGTTCGATTACGGCTACATCACCGGCGGCGACGCCGGGAACGGCCAGCATCGATTCGGGCTGACGTATCACCCCGGATTCATGAATGGCGGCAGCGATCCGAGCGCGTCGCGCGTCTCGCGCGAGACCAGCGGGCAGTCGGTCGAGAAGACCAGCGCGAGGCCGGCGAAGACTTCGAGCGCCGCGACTGCGAAGACGGGGAGCGCGGGCTTGTCGGCCAAGGGCGCGACGGTCGCGACCTCGACTGCGGCGTTAAAGCCGGCTTCGGCATCGAGCAAGGCCGCGGCGCCGACGTCTTCTGCGCCGGCGACCGCTGCGAGCAGCAGCGCGGCTCCCGCGAAGAGCGCGACGGCGGCGAG
It encodes:
- a CDS encoding PilT/PilU family type 4a pilus ATPase → MLRRAAALGASDLLITAGHPVMVQVAGRLQPLEGCPVLAPEDSKRLGESFLDPASAERFQRDLELDTRCTLEGIAHFRVNLFIQRGAWAAAIRVIPMRIPLPGEIGLAPHAVTRLLGITRGLVLVTGPTGSGKSTTIASLLEQVNQLGPPRHVVTIEDPIEFVFETRKAVIDQREVGTDTRSYARGLKGALRQLPHIIFVGEMRDITSMAIALTAAETGNLVISTMATQSAAQTVTRIIDSFPPHQQAQIRSQLSLTLRAVVSQILLPKSDGRGRVAARELMFVNQAIQNLIREDKLHQVTNAISTGARDDMLAMDDSLAELVDRGTISFETAYPFFEDSEKRASLQRRTYRVAN
- a CDS encoding fibronectin type III domain-containing protein, with product MNPIERERLAREMGEEDSMRARFGFIVAIVAGLLGAASPSQAQSPWNSVTLTWTTPGDDSLLGTASQFDLRYSTSPITAANFNSAARFTGMPAPAAPGTSQSVVVTGLNPGTTYYFNLKTADDVPNWSLVSNPVSKTTAAAPDTIRPFAIANLGVSSVTDTTATLSWTATGDDSLTGTATSYDIRYSTSPITAANFASATTTTGEPAPTAAGTTQTFTVRGLSRERAYYFAMKVTDDSNNPSAISNVANASTTDTMPPARIANLAVGFFWLAWHTVDRAERAPEVGR
- a CDS encoding fibronectin type III domain-containing protein; this translates as MTIGSFAPRRRRRIDVRIWLAALVGAALVLLAPLLARAQGAGADSVTLQWTAPGDDGSIGTATLYHMKMSTSTITSGNWASATDVSGLPSPLVSGTRQSVVVRGLSSGTTYYFAIRAEDDAGNLAPISNVVQWNWVYDTAPPAAPSGVSAAKAGANVQVSWSANSEPDLQGYSVYRATASSGPYSKISSSVLTGLSYVDTAVPAGVSSVWYEVTATDNSDNESARSAAAQVQLSSAPPPTVTDALSAAYPNPSKRGDAVCLPITSAGSGDGMFIDIISSGGFRVRRLDVASAPRCTDGSVRWDGHNDAGVEVAPGVYRAWLIAGDRKSAIKLVRQP
- a CDS encoding PorV/PorQ family protein; the protein is MRRNVTLLISTLLLVTPLAAQAGIDKAGTTAANFLAVGAGADVLGMGGATLGFGSDLSAAAWNAAALGGLGSTEYVFSHSSLAGQSPQEWVSGGGRFGFSPTRWAFTGLYQGDGSFDGRDAFNNPTGSFNASSMALGFQLAQAIGPLGSIGVGAKYVSEKLGDVSGGGVTFDLGMRIQAGAFGFGAAAQNAFGKMSYSGLLYDFPTNYGLGVAYSLPLSGLTFALDANFPTAYYSDVRGGVEWRWHDRFALRTGYRQEMNAAAGEPLGGPTFGMGAGANGFWFDYGYITGGDAGNGQHRFGLTYHPGFMNGGSDPSASRVSRETSGQSVEKTSARPAKTSSAATAKTGSAGLSAKGATVATSTAALKPASASSKAAAPTSSAPATAASSSAAPAKSATAASVVAAKPSTPTSIVAPDRNAPVAKVTPPASSSNAIQAPAPTNVSSAASKAAAPSVAPVTAPAAGA